In one window of Enoplosus armatus isolate fEnoArm2 chromosome 7, fEnoArm2.hap1, whole genome shotgun sequence DNA:
- the pip5k1ca gene encoding phosphatidylinositol 4-phosphate 5-kinase type-1 gamma, whose product MEAAAEGAVGLSEARDGSPLSGAAASDDGDTVVGVSYGMDAADMDAAAKKAFITEMPSSSGLPGQGKKIGHRGVDASGETTYKKTTSSALKGAIQLGIGYTVGNLSSKPERDVLMQDFYVVESIFFPSEGSNLTPAHHFPDFRFKTYAPVAFRYFRELFGIRPDDYLYSLCNEPLIELSNPGASGSVFYLTRDDEFIIKTVMHKEAEFLQKLLPGYYMNLNQNPRTLLPKFFGLYCVQSGGKNIRVVVMNNVLPRVVRMHLKYDLKGSTYKRRASKKEREKARPTFKDLDFMQDLQDGLMLDQDTYNALVKTLQRDCLVLESFKIMDYSLLLGVHNMDQAERERQMEGSQGGSDEKRPVAQQKALYSTAMESIQGGAACGGSIDTDDTMGGIPAVNGKGERLLLYIGIIDILQSYRLIKKLEHTWKALVHDGDTVSVHRPGFYADRFFKFMSSMVFKKSSSLKSSPSKKGRVSLSVPKCAGPGAAWSASQLPSERDENIYDLRGARSFPTLEDEGRPDLLPCTPPSFEEATTASIATTLSSTTSLSIPERSPSDCAEHPRYRCQSLSSVSRRHTQSLTHDGRTQEELRVREEDQQTITVEVELKRHDSEPTISVPQPSPETSEVQEVAGAEAPDATAAAPSSSSSAPEAASSSSSAPAAPSSPGAAKEAPSSPSMVVEADRASQVSGSGCASQASVDDDDDVPITDIYFPASSPFAPVWIAC is encoded by the exons atgctGCTGCTAAGAAAGCCTTCATCACAGAG ATGCCCTCATCCTCAGGCCTGCCTGGTCAGGGAAAGAAGATTGGCCACAGAGGGGTGGATGCATCCGGCGAAACTACTTACAAAAAG ACCACATCCTCAGCCTTGAAAGGTGCCATCCAGCTGGGCATCGGTTACACAGTGGGCAACCTGAGCTCCAAGCCTGAGAGAGACGTGTTGATGCAGGACTTCTACGTGGTGGAGAGCATCTTCTTCCCCAG tGAAGGCAGCAACCTCACTCCAGCCCACCATTTCCCAGACTTCCGCTTTAAAACATACGCCCCTGTGGCCTTCCGCTACTTCAGAGAACTGTTTGGCATCAGGCCGGATGACTACCTG TACTCCCTATGTAATGAGCCTCTGATCGAGCTGTCCAATCCTGGCGCGAGTGGCTCGGTCTTCTATCTTACAAGGGACGACGAGTTCATCATCAAGACCGTGATGCACAAGGAGGCTGAATTCTTACAGAAACTGCTGCCTGGATACTACATG AACTTGAATCAGAACCCTCGCACTTTGCTGCCCAAGTTTTTCGGCCTCTACTGCGTCCAGTCGGGCGGGAAAAACATCCGCGTGGTGGTGATGAACAACGTCCTTCCCCGCGTGGTTCGAATGCATCTGAAATACGACCTGAAGGGCTCCACCTACAAGAGGCGAGCATccaagaaggaaagagagaaggccAGGCCCACTTTCAAAGACCTGGACTTCATGCAAGACCTGCAGGACGGACTGATGTTAGACCAGGACACTTACAACGCGCTGGTCAAGACCCTACAGAGAGACTGCCTG GTGCTAGAAAGCTTTAAGATCATGGACTACAGTCTGCTGCTCGGGGTTCACAACATGGaccaggcagagagggagaggcagatgGAGGGCTCCCAGGGCGGCAGCGATGAGAAGAGGCCCGTGGCCCAGCAGAAGGCCCTGTACTCCACAGCCATGGAGTCCATCCAGGGAGGAGCCGCCTGCGGAGGGTCCATCGACACTGACGACAC GATGGGGGGTATCCCCGCTGTGAATGGAAAAGGGGAGCGACTTCTTCTCTACATCGGAATCATCGACATCCTGCAGTCCTACAG GCTAATCAAGAAACTGGAGCACACGTGGAAGGCTTTGGTTCATGATGGG GACACTGTATCAGTCCACCGGCCAGGCTTCTACGCCGACAGGTTCTTCAAGTTCATGAGCAGCATGGTTTTCAAGAAGAGCTCCT CTCTGAAGTCATCTCCATCCAAGAAGGGTCGTGTGTCGTTGTCTGTGCCTAAGTGTGCTGGTCCCGGTGCAGCCTGGTCAGCCAGCCAGCTGCCCTCTGAGAGAGACGAGAACATCTACGACCTGAGAGGAGCTCGCAGCTTCCCGACGCTGGAGGATGAGG ggcGACCAGATCTTCTTCCATGTACTCCTCCATCGTTTGAAGAAGCCACCACAGCGTCAATCGCCACCACTCTCTCTTCCACCACCTCTCTGTCCATCCCAGAGAGGTCCCCCTCTGACTGTGCCGAGCACCCCCGATACAGGTGCCAat ctctgtcttctgtctccaGGAGACACACCCAGTCTCTTACCCATGACGGGAG gaCCCAGGAGGAGCTGCGTGTGCGTGAGGAGGACCAGCAAACCATCACAGTGGAGGTGGAGTTGAAGAGACACGACAGTGAGCCCACGATCTCTGTTCCGCAGCCTTCACCTGAAACCAG TGAGGTTCAGGAAGTAGCTGGCGCAGAGGCTCCAGATgccactgcagcagcacctTCCAGCTCTTCGTCAGCACCTGaagcagcctcctcctcctcgtctgccCCGGCTGCTCCCTCTTCTCCCGGGGCAGCCAAGGAAGCCCCCTCCAGTCCCAgcatggtggtggaggcagaCAGGGCCAGCCAGGTTTCCGGCTCAGGGTGTGCCAGTCAGGCTTCAgtcgatgatgatgatgacgtgCCAATCACAGATATCTACTTT CCTGCCTCGTCCCCCTTTGCACCCGTGTGGATAGCGTGctga